The following coding sequences lie in one Arachis stenosperma cultivar V10309 chromosome 5, arast.V10309.gnm1.PFL2, whole genome shotgun sequence genomic window:
- the LOC130979153 gene encoding transcription factor MYB17-like has product MGKTPCCDKHGVRRGAWTPEEDEALIEYIKKHGHGSWRTVPKQAGLLRCGKSCRLRWINYLRPDIKRGPFTTEEEGTIIQLHGMLGNRWAAIASHLPGRTDNEIKNFWNTQLKKRLPRSSFVPDHNNVKSESPSTRHMVQWESARVEAEARLSMESSLHNSFSASESYQDHFLQLWHSEVGQSFRVIKAKEEGAVVTQNLVSQASLSSSKLESSSEVSLKLKNTESSFFADITHEQQKSSSKAKLEDGGTAESSLGYYEFLDTSDSSINHLLDVPDGEVLFLGQNDNFLNTLDGRCE; this is encoded by the exons ATGGGGAAAACACCATGCTGTGATAAACATGGAGTGAGAAGAGGTGCTTGGACTcctgaagaagatgaagcattgattgAATACATTAAGAAACATGGCCATGGAAGTTGGAGAACAGTTCCAAAGCAAGCAG GTCTCCTGAGATGTGGCAAAAGCTGTCGTCTAAGGTGGATAAATTACCTTCGCCCTGACATAAAACGTGGTCCATTTACAACTGAAGAAGAGGGTACAATTATTCAGCTTCATGGCATGCTTGGAAACAG GTGGGCTGCTATAGCATCCCATCTTCCAGGAAGAACAGATAATGAAATCAAGAACTTTTGGAACACGCAACTGAAGAAGCGCCTGCCTCGATCCTCCTTCGTGCCTGATCATAACAATGTTAAATCTGAGTCTCCTTCTACGCGCCATATGGTGCAATGGGAAAGTGCAAGAGTTGAAGCTGAGGCAAGGTTGTCAATGGAATCCTCATTGCATAATTCATTCTCAGCAAGTGAATCATACCAGGATCACTTTCTCCAACTCTGGCATTCTGAGGTTGGACAGTCTTTTCGCGTGATCAAGGCGAAAGAAGAAGGAGCAGTTGTGACTCAGAACCTTGTGTCACAAGCATCATTATCTTCGTCCAAATTGGAGTCGAGTTCTGAAGTTTCATTGAAGCTGAAGAACACAGAAAGCAGTTTCTTTGCTGACATTACACATGAACAACAAAAAAGTAGCTCTAAGGCAAAGCTTGAAGATGGTGGCACGGCCGAGTCGAGTTTAGGCTATTATGAATTTCTTGATACTTctgattcttcaataaatcatcTGCTAGATGTGCCTGATGGTGAAGTGTTGTTCTTAGGACAGAATGACAATTTCCTCAATACCCTTGATGGTAGATGTGAGTAA
- the LOC130982982 gene encoding remorin-like — MTEEQPQTSVESQKPSSDDPSPAATTEAPSHEEHVHEASKDVAEEKSVIPDTKPDESKALVLVEKPLVEEKPSEGSVDRDAVLARVATEKRLSLVKAWEESEKSKAENKAHKKLSAISAWENSKKASVEAELRKIEEQLEKKKAEYAEKIKNKIAAIHKEAEEKRAIIEAKKGEDLLKAEEVAAKYRATGTAPKKLLGCF; from the exons atgacaGAAGAGCAACCTCAAACTAGTGTGGAATCACAAAAACCTTCTTCTGATGATCCTTCTCCAGCTGCTACAACTGAGGCTCCTTCTCATGAAGAACATGTTCATGAAGCTTCTAAGGATGTGGCTGAGGAGAAATCTGTAATTCCAGATACCAAGCCTGATGAATCCAAGGCTCTTGTTCTAGTTGAGA AGCCTCTTGTTGAAGAGAAACCATCTGAGGGCTCCGTTGACCGAG ATGCTGTGCTTGCAAGAGTTGCAACAGAGAAGAGGCTATCACTAGTCAAAGCATGGGAAGAAAGTGAAAAGTCAAAAGCAGAAAACAA GGCTCACAAGAAGCTTTCAGCCATTTCTGCATGGGAGAACAGCAAGAAAGCTTCTGTGGAGGCTGAGTTGAGAAAAATTGAA GAGCAACTAGAGAAGAAAAAGGCAGAATATgcagagaaaataaagaacaaaatagCTGCAATCCACAAAGAAGCTGAAGAAAAGAGAGCTATCATTGAAGCTAAAAAAGGAGAGGATCTCTTGAAGGCAGAGGAGGTAGCTGCAAAGTATAGGGCTACTGGGACTGCTCCAAAGAAACTCCTTGGTTGTTTCTAA
- the LOC130981505 gene encoding uncharacterized protein LOC130981505, with the protein IWELRMSLNAFATLCELLQVQGGLDEDGHVGIGEQVATFLIILAHHTKNRSVQVRFYRSGETISRYFHKVLCSVLRVQSILFAKADPVPEDCVDPRWKWFKGCLGALDGTYIDVTVPKSDKSRYRTRKSRISTNRCFGLLKKRWAILRSPSFYPIRVQSHIIIACCLLQNFIRMNMDVDPEEDATLLPEHIPVGDDTIVDEADTIDVVESSHEWTQWREDLATEMWEIWRGERGA; encoded by the exons ATATGGGAGTTAAGAATGAGTTTAAATGCATTTGCAACTTTATGTGAATTGCTACAAGTTCAAGGTGGATTAGACGAAGACGGTCATGTTGGCATAGGCGAGCAAGTAGCTACTTTCTTAATCATATTAGCTCACCATACCAAAAATCGGAGCGTACAAGTTAGGTTCTATAGGTCTGGTGAAACTATTAGTAGGTATTTTCACAAGGTATTGTGTTCGGTTTTGCGTGTCCAAAGTATCTTATTTGCAAAGGCAGACCCTGTACCGGAAGATTGTGTAGATCCCAGATGGAAATGGTTCAAG GGTTGTCTAGGAGCATTAGATGGAACTTACATAGATGTCACAGTCCCGAAGAGTGATAAATCTAGATATCGGACGAGGAAATCTAGAATATCCACCAAT CGGTGCTTTGGGTTGCTTAAGAAAAGATGGGCAATTCTACGAAGTCCCTCGTTCTATCCTATTAGGGTTCAAAGCCACATTATTATTGCTTGTTGTTTGTTACAAAATTTTATTCGTATGAACATGGATGTTGATCCCGAAGAAGATGCAACTCTTTTGCCAGAACACATACCGGTAGGAGATGATACTATTGTTGATGAAGCTGACACTATTGATGTTGTGGAAAGTAGCCATGAGTGGACTCAATGGCGTGAGGACCTAGCAACCGAGATGTGGGAAATATGGAGAGGAGAACGTGGCGCGTAA
- the LOC130982327 gene encoding transmembrane ascorbate ferrireductase 1-like, translating into MGLAVPALPFTFVAHLLAVAAIVMVLLWNIHFRGGLAWEATNKNLIFNIHPVLMLIGLIIMGGEAIITYKALPLKKEIKKLIHLILHAIALVLGIVGICAAFKNHNESGIANMYSLHSWLGIGVISLYGIQWIFGFVMFFYPGGSETLRSQSIPWHVLFGLIVYVLALGTASLGFLEKLTFLESSAGVAKYGSEALLVNFTAIVTILFGTFVVLSSISSAPGEDDYSPI; encoded by the exons ATGGGGTTGGCGGTTCCTGCTCTTCCATTTACCTTTGTGGCTCACCTTCTAGCAGTGGCTGCTATTGTCATGGTCTTGCTTTGGAACATACACTTCAGGGGTGGCTTAGCTTGGGAAGCTACCAACAAAAATCTCATATTCaat ATCCATCCTGTTCTTATGCTAATTGGATTAATAATCATGGGAGGTGAAG CTATCATAACTTACAAAGCTCTACCCCTGAAGAAGGAAATTAAGAAGTTGATACATCTTATTCTCCATGCAATTGCACTAGTACTTGGAATAGTTGGAATTTGTGCTGCCTTCAAGAATCATAATGAAAGTGGCATCGCCAATATGTACAGCTTGCATTCATGGCTTGGCATTGGAGTTATTTCCCTTTATGGGATTCAG TGGATATTTGGGTTTGTGATGTTTTTCTACCCTGGAGGGAGTGAAACACTAAGAAGCCAATCAATCCCATGGCACGTGTTGTTTGGGCTGATAGTGTATGTGTTGGCACTTGGGACAGCTTCTCTTGGGTTCTTAGAGAAGCTCACATTCCTGGAGAGTTCAGCAGGTGTGGCTAAATATGGTTCGGAGGCACTCCTTGTTAACTTCACTGCCATTGTCACAATCTTGTTTGGTACCTTTGTTGTCTTGTCTTCTATTTCTTCTGCTCCCGGTGAAGATGACTATTCACCCATATAA
- the LOC130982444 gene encoding uncharacterized protein LOC130982444: MFRSWSKKNKIKAVFKLQFQATQVPKMKKPALMIALVPDGAGKPTVKLEKVAIQGGSCLWDKPIFETVKFVRDTKSGKLHEKIYHFVVSTGSSKSGFLGEASVDFADFAAETEPLTMSLPLKFANSGAILHVTIQNIEGYTDQSFRNGVDSGGGSLKHQQSNRSTDDSSYNAEDSSRLLLLPPPIRTTSMPSNGRVEVPASETHRHRRSNTEVSTGSVSDGNLGDWTDSLEDNHPRERLLIGPPDSNTENLKTEIASLKRQVEVSEQEHQSLQKQLEKESIRGQNMARQIILLREERNMLKAKYEQLNSQQNLDNETKASKSLPSEIEDTRLQLEALKEELVHEKSFSASLRSQLQKTQDSNSELLSAVRELEAVLELKNKEILDQIDKHSDWTEINLLRQKIADQNREIDTYSQQLDELNEHIEVLTSDSELLKRENLDICLRLKKVEAQHKMLQNKHSASLTAIEQLESQVEILEEKIKNREEEFSESLVYINELENQVNNLERELQTQADKFEEDLHSLKCAKIEQEEQAMKAEEALRMMTRNNALVSERFQDELRRLSVEMASKVEENEKMIVKANAEADELQKQNKLMEETLQKCNQELRLITNQNDLKLQELLNQINSKEKTVEMLTQELEVKSKQLENVQRQKDERDHALSKQIQVLRIEIKKLMVEKHAFSKAKPTEQMTEVVLQGNQDVDKILGTLMTEVEILKNHHNELTNILQKEHAEKENMCKTISQLEGELKKKEEELSIMEKKQTNNKRQPAAANMNMTPRDTERCGASPSNEEQLKTSNSEWHKGMDAGNTADGLEEKGIGNLAEKKVCQAQHRSDTKTCLANEVILFNHDHSGRCHTNELLNEVALLKERNKYMENELKELEERYSDISLKFAEVEGERQQLVMALRSIKNGKNLNS, from the exons ATGTTCAGGTCATGGAGcaagaagaacaaaataaaagcTGTATTCAAACTGCAATTTCAGGCAACTCAG GTGCCAAAGATGAAAAAGCCGGCACTGATGATAGCTTTGGTTCCAGATGGTGCTGGGAAGCCAACAGTTAAACTAGAGAAAGTTGCTATCCAGGGTGGATCCTGTTTATGGGATAAACCAATTTTTGAAACAGTTAAATTCGTTAGAGACACAAAATCAGGAAAACTACATGAAAAAATCTATCATTTCGTCGTTTCAACT GGATCTTCAAAATCTGGATTTCTTGGAGAAGCCTCAGTTGACTTCGCTGATTTTGCTGCGGAAACTGAGCCACTGACTATGTCTCTACCCTTGAAGTTTGCCAATTCAGGAGCGATTCTACAT GTGACGATTCAGAATATTGAAGGATATACAGATCAAAG TTTCAGAAATGGAGTAGACAGTGGAGGTGGAAGCTTGAAACACCAGCAGAGCAATCGCAGTACAGATGACAGTTCCTATAATGCTGAA GATTCTTCTAGGCTATTACTATTACCACCGCCCATCAGAACGACTTCAATGCCATCAAATGGAAGAGTTGAAGTCCCTGCTTCAGAAACTCATAGGCATAGGAGGTCAAACACAGAGGTGTCAACTGGTTCAGTGTCAGATGGGAATTTGGGTGACTGGACTGACAGCCTGGAAGATAATCATCCCAGAGAAAGGTTGCTAATAGGGCCTCCTGATAGTAACACTGAAAACCTCAAGACAGAAATTGCTTCTCTAAAGAGACAAGTAGAAGTATCAGAACAAGAGCATCAATCACTTCAGAAGCAGTTAGAGAAAGAAAGCATTCGGGGACAAAATATGGCAAGACAGATAATCCTCCTCAGAGAGGAGAGAAATATGCTCAAAGCAAAATATGAGCAGCTCAATTCCCAGCAGAACCTTGATAATGAGACCAAAGCCTCAAAATCCTTGCCGTCTGAGATTGAAGATACTAGGCTTCAGTTAGAAGCATTAAAGGAAGAGCTTGTACATGAAAAATCTTTTAGTGCCAGTCTTCGCTCACAGCTCCAGAAGACACAAGATTCAAACTCTGAACTGCTTTCGGCAGTGAGGGAGCTTGAAGCAGTGCTGGAACTAAAGAATAAGGAAATCTTGGACCAGATTGACAAGCACAGTGATTGGACAGAAATAAACCTCTTGAGGCAGAAAATTGCAGATCAGAATCGTGAAATCGACACTTATAGTCAGCAACTTGATGAGTTAAACGAGCATATAGAAGTGCTCACTTCGGACTCCGAGCTATTGAAGAGGGAAAACCTGGATATCTGTTTGAGATTAAAGAAAGTAGAAGCACAACATAAGATGTTACAAAATAAACATTCAGCTTCGTTGACTGCCATAGAACAACTTGAATCACAGGTAGAGATATtagaagaaaagataaagaatcGGGAAGAGGAATTTTCAGAGTCTTTGGTCTACATCAATGAGCTTGAAAATCAAGTCAATAATTTGGAGAGAGAACTGCAAACACAGGCAGACAAGTTTGAAGAAGATCTCCATTCTTTGAAATGTGCGAAGATTGAGCAAGAAGAACAGGCCATGAAAGCTGAGGAGGCCTTGAGAATGATGACACGCAATAATGCTCTCGTATCTGAGCGTTTTCAGGATGAACTTCGAAGGCTTTCAGTTGAAATGGCATCGAAagtagaagaaaatgaaaagatgaTCGTTAAAGCCAATGCAGAAGCTGATGAATTGCAGAAGCAGAACAAACTTATGGAAGAAACACTCCAGAAATGCAATCAAGAGCTCAGGCTAATTACAAACCAGAACGATTTGAAACTGCAAGAGCTCTTGAACCAAATAAACTCAAAAGAAAAAACAGTAGAGATGTTGACACAAGAACTTGAGGTTAAATCTAAACAACTTGAAAATGTGCAAAGGCAAAAGGATGAAAGGGATCACGCATTATCAAAGCAAATTCAGGTTCTTAGGATTGAAATTAAGAAGCTGATGGTAGAAAAGCACGCATTTTCTAAAGCAAAGCCAACAGAGCAAATGACCGAGGTGGTATTGCAAGGGAACCAAGATGTGGATAAGATACTTGGTACCCTGATGACAGAAGTGGAAATCTTGAAGAACCATCACAATGAATTGACAAATATCCTGCAGAAAGAACATGCTGAGAAAGAAAATATGTGCAAAACAATATCTCAACTAGAAGGAGAGcttaagaagaaagaagaagaattaaGCATTATGGAAAAGAAGCAGACGAATAACAAAAGACAACCAGCAGCAGCAAACATGAATATGACTCCAAGAGACACCGAGCGTTGTGGTGCATCTCCTTCCAATGAGGAACAGCTGAAGACATCAAATTCAGAATGGCACAAG GGCATGGATGCTGGAAATACAGCTGATGGGTTGGAAGAAAAAGGAATAGGCAATTTGGCTGAGAAAAAAGTTTGTCAAGCACAGCACAGAAG TGATACGAAAACTTGCTTGGCAAATGAGGTGATTCTCTTCAATCATGATCATAGTGGTCGGTGCCACACAAATGAATTGTTGAATGAAGTGGCACTCCTAAAGGAAAGGAATAAATATATGGAAAATGAGCTgaaagaattagaagaaaggtATTCGGATATTAGTCTAAAATTTGCAGAGGTAGAGGGAGAAAGACAACAACTTGTTATGGCTCTACGTAGTATCAAGAATGGTAAGAACTTGAATTCTTAA